A DNA window from Argiope bruennichi chromosome X2, qqArgBrue1.1, whole genome shotgun sequence contains the following coding sequences:
- the LOC129961081 gene encoding phosphatidylinositol 4-phosphate 5-kinase type-1 alpha-like isoform X4 produces the protein MGNRESIRRKSRESQTSIKMDREYKSSLSGTKSSDTIIELKGTTVDGGSSSSTAVAVQSVEESSQTTSEDVHPEKKAKPPPLDVTAAQDLQQQAMAGPKTPTSAPPTTPGLMLDRRKNKERKIGHRRVNEEGEITFKKIQTSQIMGSIQLGIGHAIGSLASKPERDLLMQDFTIVETTTFPKDGSNITPAHHYNEFTFKSYAPVAFRYFRDLFGIEPDDFLLSLCNYPLIELTNPGASGSIFYLTDDDEFIIKTVQHKEAEFLTKLLPGYYMNLNQNPRTLLPKFYSLYCYQCGGKNVRLVVMNNLLPSYITIHEKYDLKGSTYKRKASKHERKKASPTFKDLDFMERHPEGIFLEHETYTALIKTITRDCRVLESFKIMDYSLLVGVHNVDQAKREKMEQRKREEEANASPVQTSSGKTDTSLVRSKSINRTRLAAFSTAMESIQAEVEPPEEDEDVPPGGIPAKNSKGENLLLFIGIIDILQSYRLKKKLEHTLKSVLHDGDTVSVHRPSFYAQRFLQFMSQTVFKKLPSSGQHRKFKTMVTSVLALKHSPSKRKGAAAKKAAASADSDLPPRLPKIPSESECTQEDSASPAPVPFPPTFSEIETPVVPSDLKGSNSSWNSSRESQKPRANTDPVPPRMISMRSSTGSVGKTSSVTWDKTEVVSLSQITIQTESTGDCVSETSSSSTSGLGSTLHTVTWTPPHSVEGSTPTHTEGTPSFTESSSSGDAACPTTPVKSINKSLDSLPPLGETQILQGSEMEIQLNA, from the exons AGACCAGTATAAAAATGGATAGAGAATATAAATCTAGTTTGAGCGGAACAAAATCCAGTGATACAATAATTGAACTCAAAGGAACGACCGTTGATGGAGGTAGTAGCAGTTCAACtg CAGTTGCTGTTCAGAGTGTTGAAGAAAGTTCACAAACTACTTCTGAAg ATGTACACCCAGAAAAGAAAGCTAAACCACCACCATTagat gTTACTGCAGCTCAAGATCTTCAACAACAAGCAATGGCTGGTCCTAAAACACCAACTAGTGCCCCACCTACAACACCAGGTTTGATGCTTGACCGTaggaaaaacaaagaaagaaaaataggccATAGACGAGTCAATGAAGAAGGAGAGATCACTTTTAAaaag ATCCAAACATCACAAATCATGGGCTCCATTCAACTAGGAATTGGACATGCAATTGGCTCATTAGCTTCAAAGCCTGAAAGAGATCTCCTTATGCAAGATTTTACTATagtagaaacaacaacatttccAAA AGATGGTAGCAATATTACACCTGCACACCATTACAATGAATTTACCTTCAAATCCTATGCTCCTGTTGCATTCCGTTACTTTAGAGATCTGTTTGGAATAGAACCAGATGACTTTTTG ctttCTTTATGTAATTATCCCTTAATTGAATTGACTAATCCAGGTGCAAGTGGCAGCATTTTTTATCTTACGGATGAtgatgaatttattatcaaaacagtTCAGCACAAAGAAGCTGAATTCTTAACGAAGCTTTTACCTGGCTACTATATG AATCTGAATCAAAATCCTCGCACCTTATTACCGAAATTCTACAGTTTATATTGTTATCAA tgtgGTGGGAAAAATGTAAGATTAGTTGTTATGAACAATCTCTTGCCAAGTTATATAACTATACATGAGAAGTATGATTTAAAAGGTAGCACATATAAAAGAAAAGCTAgtaaacatgaaagaaaaaaagcctCACCTACATTTAAAGATCTGGATTTTATGGAACGGCATCCTGAGGGGATTTTTCTTGAGCATGAAACTTACActgcattaattaaaacaataactagAGATTGTCGG gttctagaatcttttaaaatcatGGATTACAGTTTATTAGTTGGAGTTCACAATGTCGATCAAGCCAAGAgagaaaaaatg GAACAACGAAAACGTGAAGAGGaagcaaatg cttcCCCAGTCCAAACGTCCTCTGGGAAAACTGACACAAGTTTAGTAAGAAGTAAATCTATAAACAGAACAAGATTAGCTGCGTTTTCTACTGCCATGGAATCAATTCAAGCTGAAGTAGAACCACCTGAAGAGGACGAGGATGTTCC gcCTGGTGGTATACCTGCAAAAAATTCTAAAGGAGAAAATCTATTACTTTTTATTGGTATAATAGATATCTTACAAAGTTAccgtttgaaaaagaaattggaacATACTTTGAAATCAGTGTTACATGATGGG GATACAGTTTCTGTTCATCGACCTAGTTTCTATGCCCAGAGATTTTTACAGTTCATGTCACAGACAGTTTTCAAAAAGTTGCCTTCAT CTGGGCAACATCGCAAATTTAAGACCATGGTTACTAGTGTCCTAG CTTTGAAACATTCGCCTTCAAAACGGAAAGGTGCAGCTGCTAAGAAGGCTGCAGCTTCTGCTGATTCTGATCTTCCACCAAGACTTCCAAAAATTCCCTCAGAAAGTGAATGTACTCAAGAAG ATTCTGCATCTCCTGCTCCAGTGCCTTTCCCACCtacattttcagaaatagaaaCCCCAGTTGTTCCTAGTGATTTAAAAGGTAGTAATTCTTCTTGGAATTCATCCAGGGAAAGTCAAAAGCCCCGTGCCAATACTGATCCAGTTCCACCTAGGATGATATCTATGCGATCATCTACTGGCAGTGTAGGCAAAACATCCTCTGTGACTTGGGATAAGACAGAAGTTGTGAG tttatctcaAATTACTATCCAGACCGAATCGACTGGTGACTGTGTTTCAGAAACAAGTAGTTCCAGTACATCTGGTCTTGGTTCTACTTTGCATACGGTTACATGGACTCCTCCTCACAGTGTTGAGGGTTCTACTCCTACACATACTGAAGGAACACCATCTTTCACAGAATCTAGTTCAAGTGGAGATGCAG CATGTCCAACCACTCCAGTGAAAAGTATAAACAAGTCTTTGGACTCCCTCCCACCTCTAGGTGAAACTCAGATATTGCAAGGTAGTGAAATG
- the LOC129961081 gene encoding phosphatidylinositol 4-phosphate 5-kinase type-1 alpha-like isoform X3, whose protein sequence is MGNRESIRRKSRESQTSIKMDREYKSSLSGTKSSDTIIELKGTTVDGGSSSSTAVAVQSVEESSQTTSEDVHPEKKAKPPPLDVTAAQDLQQQAMAGPKTPTSAPPTTPGLMLDRRKNKERKIGHRRVNEEGEITFKKIQTSQIMGSIQLGIGHAIGSLASKPERDLLMQDFTIVETTTFPKDGSNITPAHHYNEFTFKSYAPVAFRYFRDLFGIEPDDFLLSLCNYPLIELTNPGASGSIFYLTDDDEFIIKTVQHKEAEFLTKLLPGYYMNLNQNPRTLLPKFYSLYCYQCGGKNVRLVVMNNLLPSYITIHEKYDLKGSTYKRKASKHERKKASPTFKDLDFMERHPEGIFLEHETYTALIKTITRDCRVLESFKIMDYSLLVGVHNVDQAKREKMEQRKREEEANGKISDESESASPVQTSSGKTDTSLVRSKSINRTRLAAFSTAMESIQAEVEPPEEDEDVPPGGIPAKNSKGENLLLFIGIIDILQSYRLKKKLEHTLKSVLHDGDTVSVHRPSFYAQRFLQFMSQTVFKKLPSSGQHRKFKTMVTSVLALKHSPSKRKGAAAKKAAASADSDLPPRLPKIPSESECTQEDSASPAPVPFPPTFSEIETPVVPSDLKGSNSSWNSSRESQKPRANTDPVPPRMISMRSSTGSVGKTSSVTWDKTEVVSLSQITIQTESTGDCVSETSSSSTSGLGSTLHTVTWTPPHSVEGSTPTHTEGTPSFTESSSSGDAACPTTPVKSINKSLDSLPPLGETQILQGSEMTRL, encoded by the exons AGACCAGTATAAAAATGGATAGAGAATATAAATCTAGTTTGAGCGGAACAAAATCCAGTGATACAATAATTGAACTCAAAGGAACGACCGTTGATGGAGGTAGTAGCAGTTCAACtg CAGTTGCTGTTCAGAGTGTTGAAGAAAGTTCACAAACTACTTCTGAAg ATGTACACCCAGAAAAGAAAGCTAAACCACCACCATTagat gTTACTGCAGCTCAAGATCTTCAACAACAAGCAATGGCTGGTCCTAAAACACCAACTAGTGCCCCACCTACAACACCAGGTTTGATGCTTGACCGTaggaaaaacaaagaaagaaaaataggccATAGACGAGTCAATGAAGAAGGAGAGATCACTTTTAAaaag ATCCAAACATCACAAATCATGGGCTCCATTCAACTAGGAATTGGACATGCAATTGGCTCATTAGCTTCAAAGCCTGAAAGAGATCTCCTTATGCAAGATTTTACTATagtagaaacaacaacatttccAAA AGATGGTAGCAATATTACACCTGCACACCATTACAATGAATTTACCTTCAAATCCTATGCTCCTGTTGCATTCCGTTACTTTAGAGATCTGTTTGGAATAGAACCAGATGACTTTTTG ctttCTTTATGTAATTATCCCTTAATTGAATTGACTAATCCAGGTGCAAGTGGCAGCATTTTTTATCTTACGGATGAtgatgaatttattatcaaaacagtTCAGCACAAAGAAGCTGAATTCTTAACGAAGCTTTTACCTGGCTACTATATG AATCTGAATCAAAATCCTCGCACCTTATTACCGAAATTCTACAGTTTATATTGTTATCAA tgtgGTGGGAAAAATGTAAGATTAGTTGTTATGAACAATCTCTTGCCAAGTTATATAACTATACATGAGAAGTATGATTTAAAAGGTAGCACATATAAAAGAAAAGCTAgtaaacatgaaagaaaaaaagcctCACCTACATTTAAAGATCTGGATTTTATGGAACGGCATCCTGAGGGGATTTTTCTTGAGCATGAAACTTACActgcattaattaaaacaataactagAGATTGTCGG gttctagaatcttttaaaatcatGGATTACAGTTTATTAGTTGGAGTTCACAATGTCGATCAAGCCAAGAgagaaaaaatg GAACAACGAAAACGTGAAGAGGaagcaaatggtaaaatttcTGATGAATCAGAATCAG cttcCCCAGTCCAAACGTCCTCTGGGAAAACTGACACAAGTTTAGTAAGAAGTAAATCTATAAACAGAACAAGATTAGCTGCGTTTTCTACTGCCATGGAATCAATTCAAGCTGAAGTAGAACCACCTGAAGAGGACGAGGATGTTCC gcCTGGTGGTATACCTGCAAAAAATTCTAAAGGAGAAAATCTATTACTTTTTATTGGTATAATAGATATCTTACAAAGTTAccgtttgaaaaagaaattggaacATACTTTGAAATCAGTGTTACATGATGGG GATACAGTTTCTGTTCATCGACCTAGTTTCTATGCCCAGAGATTTTTACAGTTCATGTCACAGACAGTTTTCAAAAAGTTGCCTTCAT CTGGGCAACATCGCAAATTTAAGACCATGGTTACTAGTGTCCTAG CTTTGAAACATTCGCCTTCAAAACGGAAAGGTGCAGCTGCTAAGAAGGCTGCAGCTTCTGCTGATTCTGATCTTCCACCAAGACTTCCAAAAATTCCCTCAGAAAGTGAATGTACTCAAGAAG ATTCTGCATCTCCTGCTCCAGTGCCTTTCCCACCtacattttcagaaatagaaaCCCCAGTTGTTCCTAGTGATTTAAAAGGTAGTAATTCTTCTTGGAATTCATCCAGGGAAAGTCAAAAGCCCCGTGCCAATACTGATCCAGTTCCACCTAGGATGATATCTATGCGATCATCTACTGGCAGTGTAGGCAAAACATCCTCTGTGACTTGGGATAAGACAGAAGTTGTGAG tttatctcaAATTACTATCCAGACCGAATCGACTGGTGACTGTGTTTCAGAAACAAGTAGTTCCAGTACATCTGGTCTTGGTTCTACTTTGCATACGGTTACATGGACTCCTCCTCACAGTGTTGAGGGTTCTACTCCTACACATACTGAAGGAACACCATCTTTCACAGAATCTAGTTCAAGTGGAGATGCAG CATGTCCAACCACTCCAGTGAAAAGTATAAACAAGTCTTTGGACTCCCTCCCACCTCTAGGTGAAACTCAGATATTGCAAGGTAGTGAAATG